The window TTTATCTCCCCTTTTGTCTTATCTCCATTCGGGAAGAGGATTTTAGCGAGTTCCTCCTGACCGAAAAAGAAGAGAAAATAAGATTGATCTTTGTTCCTGTCGACTCCTTTAAGGAGACTGAACTGAACAGCGAGCGCATTCCCCGCTGCTTGTTGCGGGGTTAGCGAGCGAACACGAAAAACATTTTCCTTAACAGTCGGAGATTCCCCGCAACTTGTTGCGGGGAGCTTCAATTTGTTTTCACTAATGTCACGTTCGATACGTGCGTAGTGACCGGTGGCGATATAATCGAAATTCCATTCTCTTGCCTTTTTCAAAAGATATTTGAATTTTATTTCCCTGTTGCATTTAATGCAAGGATTGGGTGTCCTTCCGGCCATATATTCAGAAATAAAATAATCTACCACTTCCCTTTTAAATTCAACTGTCAGGTCGATTTTGCGGAGGGGGATTTTTAATTTTGTGGCCGCCAATTGTGCATCTCTTTCACCCCTGTTCGGGAATCCGTTCATTATGTGGAGACCCTCCACATAATATCCCTTTTCCATGAGGATAAATGCCGCAACCGAGCTGTCGACACCACCGCTTATACCGACCAGTACCTTTTTCCCGTTCATTGGATCCATAGCGCTCCGGTGGATATTTAATGCAAGACACTAAGACTAAGACTTATCCTTGTCAAGTGTAAAAGATTGGATAGATTTTAATGAACATTTATGCTAATCCTTTAACCCGGATTATGCAGTAGCAATCTACTGGAAAATATAGGTTTTACAATCAAGCAAGGAGGTCCTGTTGTGGAAGAATTCATCAATTATTTGTCGGCCAATCCAATTGCCCTTATTGTACTTGCAGCTGTTGTACTTCTGATGGTCTTCTTCATTTTTAAGAAATTGTTAAAAATGGTATTGATATCCGGTCTAATTTTGGCAGCTCTCTGCGGGTATTATTATTACAAGGCTCCTGAAGAATTTCCTGAAAATGTCAAGAAAACAATTAGTGAAGTTAAGGACAAGACCGGTAAGGTAGTTGAAAAGGGGAAAAAACTTGTGAAAGACCTGGAGGGGATAGTGGAACGGGTGAAGAAAGCCACTTCGGATTAATAGATTGAGGCACAGAGGCACAAAGTAACAAAGGCACATAGAGGTAGGGCATGTTTGCGTGCGGGTACGTACAGGCAGGCAGCGGCTCTTATGCTTATGTTAAAAAAGATCTACCTCCATTGCTCTTACCGGGCAGGCTGAGACGCATAATTCACATCCGTTGCACTTTTCCGGGTCGAAAAGTACCTCCATCGATATTTTATCTAAGTGGAGTGCATCGGTTGGACAGAATGCCGTGCAGGCACCGCAATGGACGCATTTATCTATGTTTTGAGTGACGCTTTTCGAGAGTGGTTCGACCTTTAGCCCCGTCTCTTTAAGAAATCGGATGCCTTTGTCAAAGTTTTCCTTCGTACCGCTCAGTTCCAGCACTATTATCCCTTCTCTTCGAGGGAATATCCTCGCTTTCAGTATGTTGAATGCCAAGTCATGTTTTTTTGCAAGCTGATATATGATCGGTTGATCTATAATATCTGCGGAATAGCGTATAACCACCTTTTTTGAATACATGTTGTCTCTTTAATCTCCGGCATTTTCTTTAGATGCTAA is drawn from Syntrophales bacterium and contains these coding sequences:
- the mnmA gene encoding tRNA 2-thiouridine(34) synthase MnmA, with the translated sequence MNGKKVLVGISGGVDSSVAAFILMEKGYYVEGLHIMNGFPNRGERDAQLAATKLKIPLRKIDLTVEFKREVVDYFISEYMAGRTPNPCIKCNREIKFKYLLKKAREWNFDYIATGHYARIERDISENKLKLPATSCGESPTVKENVFRVRSLTPQQAAGNALAVQFSLLKGVDRNKDQSYFLFFFGQEELAKILFPNGDKTKGEIKRIASQIGLESLAIKESQEICFIPDNNYRNFIRENVKAVYPSPGNIIDREGNILGRHPGIHSFTIGQRRGLNISSTHPYYVLEINKEKNEVVVSRGDDLDLQGLTVKDVCWVSPDYPGREEIEATVQIRYRHKGTLSRITTNRLDKRTYVKFINPEKAVAPGQAAVFYRGEQLLGGGWIE
- a CDS encoding 4Fe-4S binding protein; its protein translation is MYSKKVVIRYSADIIDQPIIYQLAKKHDLAFNILKARIFPRREGIIVLELSGTKENFDKGIRFLKETGLKVEPLSKSVTQNIDKCVHCGACTAFCPTDALHLDKISMEVLFDPEKCNGCELCVSACPVRAMEVDLF